A portion of the Bacteroides faecium genome contains these proteins:
- the pyrH gene encoding UMP kinase, whose protein sequence is MAKYKRILLKLSGESLMGEKQYGIDEKRLAEYAEQIKEIHGQGVQIGIVIGGGNIFRGLSGANKGFDRVKGDQMGMLATVINSLALSSALVATGVKARVLTAVRMEPIGEFYSKWKAIECMENGEVVIMSAGTGNPFFTTDTGSSLRGIEIEADVMLKGTRVDGIYTADPEKDPTATKFDDITYDEVLKRGLKVMDLTATCMCKENNLPIVVFDMDTVGNLKKVISGEEIGTLVHN, encoded by the coding sequence ATGGCAAAGTATAAAAGAATCTTACTAAAGCTCAGCGGAGAGAGCTTAATGGGCGAGAAACAATATGGTATTGACGAAAAAAGACTGGCAGAGTATGCAGAGCAAATCAAGGAAATCCACGGACAAGGCGTACAAATAGGTATCGTTATCGGTGGCGGAAATATCTTCCGCGGATTGAGTGGCGCCAATAAAGGTTTTGACCGTGTGAAAGGTGACCAAATGGGGATGTTGGCAACTGTCATTAATAGCCTTGCTCTAAGTTCGGCTCTTGTAGCTACCGGAGTGAAAGCCCGTGTCTTGACGGCAGTCCGCATGGAGCCTATCGGTGAATTTTATAGCAAATGGAAGGCTATCGAATGTATGGAAAACGGGGAGGTTGTCATCATGTCCGCAGGAACAGGAAATCCTTTCTTTACTACTGACACAGGTTCTTCATTGAGAGGAATCGAAATCGAAGCAGATGTAATGCTGAAAGGAACCCGTGTAGATGGTATTTATACCGCCGATCCGGAAAAAGATCCTACTGCAACCAAATTTGATGACATCACGTATGATGAAGTACTGAAACGCGGATTAAAAGTAATGGACTTGACAGCTACTTGTATGTGCAAGGAGAATAATTTGCCTATTGTCGTTTTTGATATGGATACGGTAGGTAATTTAAAGAAGGTAATCAGTGGAGAAGAAATAGGTACTTTGGTACATAACTAA
- a CDS encoding MATE family efflux transporter: protein MIDKKQTSENRRILQIAIPSIISNITVPLLGLIDVTIVGHLGSPAYIGAIAVGGMLFNIIYWIFGFLRMGTSGMTSQAYGQHDLNEITRLLLRSVGVGLLIAFCLLILQYPILKLAFTFIQTTPEVEQLATTYFYICIWGAPATLGLYGFAGWFIGMQNSRFPMYIAITQNIVNIAASLCFVYLLDMKVAGVALGTLIAQYAGFFMAILLYIRYYHTLRKRIIWKEIWQKKAMYRFFQVNRDIFFRTLCLVIVTMFFTSAGAAQGEVVLAVNTLLMQLFTLFSYIMDGFAYAGEALAGRYIGAKNQIGLHNTVRHLFYWGFGLSLVFTILYSVGGKEFLGLLTNDASVINASDSYFYWALAIPLAGFSAFLWDGVFIGATATRQMLYSMLVASASFFGIYYAFHSLLGNHALWLAFLVYLSLRGIVQTFLGRGVMKKAITSPQ, encoded by the coding sequence ATGATAGATAAAAAACAAACCTCTGAAAACAGACGAATATTACAGATTGCCATACCATCGATTATATCCAATATAACCGTTCCGCTACTGGGACTTATTGATGTCACTATCGTAGGTCACCTCGGTTCTCCGGCTTATATCGGAGCCATTGCCGTAGGGGGAATGTTGTTCAATATTATCTATTGGATTTTCGGTTTCCTGCGCATGGGAACCAGCGGCATGACTTCACAGGCTTATGGTCAGCACGATCTTAATGAAATCACCCGGCTGCTATTACGCTCTGTCGGCGTGGGATTATTAATTGCTTTCTGTCTGTTGATACTTCAATATCCTATCCTGAAACTGGCATTTACATTTATACAAACGACACCGGAAGTCGAGCAACTGGCAACGACCTATTTCTACATTTGCATTTGGGGAGCTCCCGCCACATTAGGCCTTTATGGATTTGCTGGCTGGTTCATCGGAATGCAGAATTCACGTTTCCCGATGTATATCGCTATTACGCAAAACATTGTCAATATTGCAGCCAGTCTCTGTTTTGTCTATTTATTGGATATGAAAGTAGCAGGTGTAGCTTTGGGAACCCTCATTGCCCAATATGCAGGTTTCTTCATGGCTATTCTGTTATACATACGTTACTATCATACGCTTAGAAAACGAATTATATGGAAAGAGATTTGGCAGAAGAAGGCTATGTATCGTTTCTTCCAGGTAAATCGTGACATTTTTTTCCGTACGCTTTGCCTTGTTATAGTCACCATGTTCTTCACTTCAGCCGGAGCCGCACAAGGAGAAGTTGTTTTAGCAGTCAATACTTTGCTGATGCAATTATTTACTCTCTTTTCCTATATCATGGATGGTTTTGCTTATGCCGGCGAAGCTTTGGCAGGACGCTATATAGGCGCTAAAAACCAAATAGGCCTGCACAACACAGTGCGTCACCTTTTCTATTGGGGATTTGGACTTTCGTTGGTATTCACTATTTTATATTCAGTTGGTGGAAAAGAATTCCTGGGATTGCTGACTAACGATGCTTCAGTAATCAATGCGTCGGACTCCTATTTCTATTGGGCACTCGCCATTCCATTAGCCGGTTTTTCTGCATTCTTGTGGGATGGAGTATTTATCGGTGCTACCGCTACCCGTCAGATGCTTTACTCGATGCTAGTCGCTTCCGCCAGTTTCTTCGGTATATATTATGCATTTCATTCCCTTTTGGGAAATCATGCTTTATGGCTGGCGTTTCTTGTTTATCTTTCATTAAGAGGAATCGTACAAACTTTTTTAGGAAGAGGGGTCATGAAAAAGGCAATCACATCGCCTCAATAA
- a CDS encoding YraN family protein, which translates to MAKHNELGKAGEDAAVAYLEQHGYIIRDRNWRKGHFELDIVAAKENELIVVEVKTRSNTQFAEPEDAVDLPKIRRTVRAADTYMKLFQIDASVRFDIITVVGNDNGDFKIEHMKEAFYPPLF; encoded by the coding sequence ATGGCTAAACATAATGAATTGGGTAAAGCCGGAGAAGATGCCGCTGTAGCCTATCTCGAACAGCATGGTTATATCATTCGTGACCGGAATTGGCGAAAAGGGCATTTCGAACTGGATATTGTGGCCGCAAAGGAGAATGAGTTGATTGTAGTTGAGGTTAAAACCCGCAGCAACACTCAGTTTGCCGAACCGGAAGATGCCGTTGACCTGCCCAAAATAAGACGTACGGTACGTGCTGCGGATACGTACATGAAACTGTTTCAGATTGATGCCTCTGTACGTTTCGATATTATTACCGTAGTGGGTAACGACAATGGGGATTTCAAGATTGAACATATGAAGGAAGCGTTTTATCCGCCCTTATTCTAA
- a CDS encoding DMT family transporter produces MTNKTKGFIYGAIAAASYGMNPLFALPLYAAGMSVDTVLFYRYFFAAIVLAILMKMQRQSFALRKADILPLVIMGLLFSFSSLLLFMSYNYMDAGIASTILFVYPVMVAVIMGAFFKEKISAITVFSILLALSGIALLYQGDGDKPLSTIGIIFVLLSSLSYAIYIVGVNRSTLKNLPTTKLTFYAILFGLSVYIVRLNFCTELQVIPSAWLWADVLSLAILPTAVSLVCTALAIHYIGSTPTAILGALEPVTALFFGVLLFHEKITPRLMVGILMIITAVTLIIIGKSLIKKMGMLLQMNKK; encoded by the coding sequence ATGACCAACAAGACCAAAGGTTTTATCTATGGAGCAATTGCCGCCGCAAGTTACGGCATGAATCCACTTTTTGCACTTCCGCTCTATGCAGCCGGTATGAGTGTCGATACGGTTTTATTCTATCGTTACTTTTTTGCCGCCATAGTGCTCGCCATTCTGATGAAGATGCAACGCCAGTCTTTTGCTCTCCGAAAGGCGGATATTCTGCCATTAGTCATCATGGGATTGTTGTTCTCTTTTTCATCACTGCTGCTGTTTATGAGCTATAACTATATGGACGCCGGAATTGCTTCTACCATTCTGTTTGTCTATCCGGTGATGGTAGCTGTCATTATGGGAGCATTTTTCAAAGAGAAGATTTCCGCGATTACCGTTTTCTCGATCTTGCTGGCACTCTCGGGCATCGCTTTACTTTATCAGGGAGACGGTGACAAGCCGCTGTCTACCATAGGCATAATCTTTGTACTGTTATCCTCACTCTCCTATGCTATATATATAGTAGGTGTAAATCGTTCGACATTGAAAAACCTGCCGACAACAAAACTTACGTTTTATGCTATCCTGTTCGGACTCTCGGTTTATATCGTCCGCCTGAACTTTTGCACAGAACTGCAGGTTATTCCATCCGCCTGGCTTTGGGCGGACGTACTGTCACTGGCCATTCTGCCTACTGCCGTATCACTGGTCTGTACAGCCCTGGCCATCCATTACATAGGCTCCACACCAACGGCTATCTTAGGAGCTTTGGAACCTGTAACGGCTTTGTTTTTCGGCGTTCTTTTATTTCACGAAAAAATTACGCCCCGGTTAATGGTAGGTATTTTAATGATTATCACTGCCGTTACCCTAATTATCATAGGAAAGTCGCTCATAAAAAAGATGGGAATGCTGTTGCAGATGAACAAAAAATAA
- a CDS encoding zinc-dependent metalloproteinase lipoprotein encodes MKTRLILLLPFLFLFATSCEDSDSATLEVSKSTFEDISASGETLTIDITCSSSWTVVSNKQWCIPDKNKGENDEKLTLSININPESSSRTATVTIISNKVSKTFNITQKGADETTEEYHYELPVIFHVLYQDKNNPLQYVSQKRLADILQIVNGMYKNRTNSVDMNLTFTLTTTGPNGETLTTPGVEYIEQSQNYPIDCETFMNDNSGYYVKYLWDPNKYINIMIYNFTSDPNSGSVTLGISHLPYSTTGANFLEGLTETKYSSIKLENLQFPYSVSINSLFINRESISPKYDPADVTVTLAHELGHYLGLHHTFSSDKNGNIINTCKDTDYCDDTPSYNKIQYDADYAYVEQNEPENYNFNYLVRRTNCSNNTFISYNIMDYSISYSNQFTPDQRARIRHVLSYSPLIPGPKNGQVQTRSTTDGPIDLPIKVIK; translated from the coding sequence ATGAAAACAAGACTAATTCTTTTGCTTCCATTCTTATTCTTATTCGCTACTAGTTGCGAAGATTCTGATTCTGCCACGTTAGAGGTATCCAAGTCAACATTTGAAGATATTAGTGCAAGCGGTGAAACCTTAACCATAGACATAACCTGCAGTTCTTCGTGGACTGTGGTCAGTAACAAGCAATGGTGTATTCCCGATAAGAATAAAGGAGAAAACGATGAAAAGCTTACTTTATCTATCAATATAAATCCGGAATCCTCTTCGAGAACTGCAACTGTCACTATTATTAGTAATAAAGTCAGCAAAACGTTCAATATAACTCAAAAAGGAGCCGATGAAACAACAGAAGAATATCATTATGAGCTTCCTGTCATTTTTCATGTATTGTATCAGGATAAAAACAACCCCCTACAATATGTAAGTCAAAAGCGCCTGGCAGATATACTTCAGATAGTCAATGGCATGTATAAAAACAGGACTAATAGTGTAGATATGAATCTAACGTTTACACTTACGACAACTGGTCCCAATGGAGAGACATTAACTACTCCAGGCGTAGAATACATAGAACAGTCTCAAAACTACCCGATTGACTGTGAAACTTTCATGAACGATAATTCAGGTTATTATGTAAAATATTTATGGGATCCTAACAAGTATATCAATATTATGATATATAATTTCACCTCTGATCCCAATTCAGGAAGTGTAACATTAGGAATCTCTCATCTACCTTATTCTACTACAGGTGCTAACTTTTTAGAAGGACTCACTGAAACTAAATACTCCTCTATAAAGCTAGAAAATCTTCAATTTCCATATTCCGTATCCATTAACAGTCTGTTTATCAACAGAGAATCTATTTCTCCAAAGTATGATCCTGCTGATGTCACCGTCACTTTGGCACACGAACTTGGACATTATTTAGGTCTGCATCATACATTCTCCTCTGATAAAAACGGAAACATTATCAATACATGTAAAGATACAGACTATTGCGACGACACCCCTAGTTACAATAAGATTCAGTATGATGCTGATTATGCATATGTAGAGCAAAACGAACCGGAGAATTATAATTTCAACTATCTCGTTCGTAGAACTAACTGTAGCAATAATACATTTATTTCTTATAACATAATGGATTACTCCATCAGCTACTCTAATCAGTTTACACCTGATCAAAGAGCTCGTATCCGCCATGTCCTATCATACAGTCCACTTATTCCGGGACCGAAAAACGGACAAGTACAAACACGTTCTACTACGGATGGGCCAATCGACTTACCAATAAAAGTCATTAAATAG
- a CDS encoding BT1926 family outer membrane beta-barrel protein produces MIKKLCTLLLLTCMTAAPSLAQRYSSSDDASFAPKKGQWQVSVMLGSGKFFSENTSYLLPKFTNTEGVIGLPNGGTDNSGDLDRYLNIGSLNNNSLVNIAGVEGKYFLSDNWDVNFQFSMNVSLTPKKDYVEGDNSVPDMIIPAQSYINAQMTNNWYMSVGSNYYFKTRNERIHPYIGGALGFQMARIETTEPYTGDTYKDSDESEELPAQVFTSGSKAGQMYGFKVAAVAGIEYSIAKGFIFGFEMHPLAYRYDLIQICPKGFDKYNAGHHNIKIFEMPVVKLGFRF; encoded by the coding sequence ATGATAAAAAAACTATGCACATTACTTTTGCTGACCTGTATGACTGCTGCGCCTTCATTGGCGCAGCGCTACAGCAGCAGTGATGATGCGTCGTTTGCCCCGAAGAAAGGGCAGTGGCAGGTTTCGGTGATGCTTGGCAGTGGTAAGTTCTTCAGTGAGAACACCTCTTATCTACTACCTAAGTTTACCAATACCGAAGGAGTAATCGGACTTCCAAATGGAGGAACGGACAACTCCGGAGACCTGGACCGCTACCTGAATATCGGTAGTCTGAACAATAATAGTCTTGTCAATATTGCAGGTGTGGAAGGTAAATATTTTCTGTCTGATAACTGGGATGTAAACTTCCAGTTCAGCATGAATGTCAGCCTGACTCCCAAGAAAGACTATGTGGAAGGAGACAATAGTGTACCCGACATGATTATCCCGGCGCAAAGTTATATCAATGCGCAGATGACCAATAATTGGTATATGTCTGTCGGTTCCAACTATTATTTCAAGACGCGCAACGAACGTATTCATCCATATATCGGAGGCGCACTCGGCTTCCAGATGGCACGCATTGAAACTACCGAACCTTATACCGGAGACACCTATAAGGATAGTGACGAGTCGGAAGAACTTCCTGCTCAAGTGTTCACTTCCGGTAGTAAAGCCGGTCAGATGTACGGTTTCAAAGTGGCTGCCGTAGCAGGCATCGAGTATAGTATTGCCAAAGGTTTTATTTTCGGTTTCGAAATGCATCCGCTGGCTTACCGCTATGACTTGATACAGATTTGTCCGAAAGGGTTTGATAAATATAATGCTGGTCACCATAACATCAAGATTTTCGAAATGCCTGTGGTGAAACTGGGTTTCAGATTCTAA
- a CDS encoding biotin--[acetyl-CoA-carboxylase] ligase: MMLSPELFPVPLIHIRETNSTNNYLQTLCAKEKVEEFTTVVADFQTSGRGQRGNSWESEPFKNLLFSFVLFPEFLEARRQFLISQIVSLAIKEELNTYTDDISIKWPNDIYWKEKKICGILIENDLMGRNINQSIAGIGININQEEFHSLAPNPVSLYQITGKQYDIFEVLKNIMLRIQSYYKLLQKDETAPIVTQYEKSLFRKEGMHRYRDANGEFLARIVCVEPEGRLILEDETQNQRGYMFKEVEYLLK, translated from the coding sequence ATGATGCTCTCCCCTGAATTATTTCCGGTTCCATTGATTCATATCAGAGAAACGAACTCTACCAACAACTATCTGCAAACTCTTTGTGCCAAAGAAAAAGTAGAAGAGTTTACGACCGTAGTCGCCGACTTCCAAACTTCCGGACGGGGACAGCGTGGAAATTCGTGGGAATCGGAGCCATTCAAGAATCTCCTTTTCAGCTTTGTGCTTTTTCCTGAGTTTTTGGAAGCACGACGCCAGTTTCTTATTTCGCAGATTGTGTCTTTAGCTATCAAGGAAGAATTGAATACATATACCGATGATATTTCTATCAAATGGCCGAATGATATTTACTGGAAAGAGAAGAAAATATGCGGAATACTGATAGAGAATGACTTGATGGGACGGAATATCAATCAGAGTATTGCGGGAATCGGAATCAATATCAATCAGGAAGAGTTTCACAGCCTAGCACCCAATCCTGTTTCACTATACCAAATCACAGGAAAACAATATGATATTTTTGAGGTCTTGAAGAATATTATGTTGCGTATCCAATCTTATTATAAACTGCTCCAAAAAGACGAAACAGCACCCATTGTCACCCAATATGAAAAGTCGCTTTTCAGAAAAGAAGGGATGCACCGATATAGAGATGCGAACGGAGAATTTCTTGCACGAATTGTCTGTGTAGAGCCCGAAGGTAGATTGATTTTAGAAGATGAGACGCAGAACCAAAGAGGTTATATGTTTAAGGAAGTGGAATATTTATTGAAATAA
- a CDS encoding tetratricopeptide repeat protein produces MRALTIFFLSLFSLPLMLNAQSVDEMLQKVSAAIEAGQHGQAVSYFRQTISLNMDRTEMYYWTNVDKSSEISVNLANELAIAYKKKRNYDKAYLFYKELLQKAPNNVDYLEPCAEMQVCRGQEKDALRMYEKILQLDADNLAANIFLGNYYYLMAEREKKQLETDYKKISSPTKMQYARYRDGLSKVFATGYEKARDSLQKVILRFPSTEAQKTLDKILRIEKEVKR; encoded by the coding sequence ATGAGAGCCTTAACTATCTTCTTTTTATCTTTGTTTTCGTTGCCGCTGATGCTGAATGCGCAGTCGGTGGACGAGATGTTGCAGAAAGTGTCTGCCGCTATCGAAGCCGGACAGCACGGACAGGCTGTGAGCTATTTCCGACAGACGATCAGTCTGAATATGGATCGCACGGAAATGTACTATTGGACGAATGTGGACAAAAGCAGTGAAATTAGCGTGAATCTGGCGAATGAACTGGCGATTGCCTATAAGAAGAAGCGGAATTACGACAAGGCTTATCTGTTCTATAAAGAGTTACTTCAAAAGGCTCCCAATAATGTAGACTATCTCGAACCCTGTGCCGAAATGCAGGTATGCCGCGGACAGGAAAAGGATGCCCTGCGTATGTATGAAAAGATATTGCAACTGGATGCAGACAATCTGGCGGCCAACATCTTCTTAGGCAATTACTATTATTTGATGGCTGAGCGGGAAAAGAAGCAGTTGGAGACTGACTATAAGAAAATATCGTCACCGACGAAAATGCAATATGCCCGTTATCGGGACGGATTATCAAAAGTGTTTGCTACGGGATATGAAAAGGCACGGGATTCTTTGCAGAAGGTTATTTTAAGGTTTCCGTCGACAGAAGCTCAAAAGACGTTGGATAAGATATTGAGAATAGAAAAAGAGGTGAAGCGCTAG
- a CDS encoding tyrosine-type recombinase/integrase, whose amino-acid sequence MGNFISFMKEVADGLQKSGNFGTAHIYRSSMNAVIAFNGSGNLSFRKVTQAFLKKYESYLREKNCSWNTVSTYLRTLRAVYNRAVDRHLAPYVPHHFRYVYTGTRVDRKRALEKEDMGLLMTKIPVGNYSENSDLQRTRALFFLMFLLRGMPFVDLAYLKKHDIDGNVLTYRRRKTGRLLTVTLTSEAMKLIERYMNTDSSSPYLFSLITSAEGTEAAYKEYQLALRNFNYQLTILKEVLGLNTDISSYTARHTWATMAYYCEVHPGVISEAMGHSSITVTETYLKPFKNKKIDEANVKVISSLGNLYKTSKLLNNRSVTL is encoded by the coding sequence ATGGGGAACTTTATTTCTTTTATGAAAGAAGTAGCCGATGGGCTACAAAAGAGTGGGAATTTTGGTACTGCTCACATTTATAGGAGCAGTATGAATGCTGTTATTGCATTCAATGGTAGTGGGAATCTTTCTTTTCGGAAAGTAACACAGGCTTTTCTTAAGAAATACGAGTCGTATTTGCGGGAGAAGAATTGCAGTTGGAATACCGTGTCTACTTACCTGCGTACATTGCGTGCTGTATATAACCGTGCGGTTGATCGACATTTGGCTCCTTATGTGCCACATCATTTCCGCTATGTTTATACAGGAACGCGTGTCGACCGTAAGCGTGCTTTGGAAAAGGAGGATATGGGGCTGTTGATGACAAAGATTCCTGTAGGAAATTATTCGGAAAATAGCGACTTGCAGCGTACGCGTGCGCTATTCTTTTTGATGTTTTTGCTTCGCGGTATGCCGTTTGTAGATCTTGCTTATTTAAAAAAGCATGATATTGATGGGAACGTTTTGACTTATCGCCGTAGAAAAACCGGTCGTTTACTGACCGTAACCCTTACGTCGGAAGCTATGAAGTTGATAGAACGGTATATGAATACAGATTCTTCTTCTCCTTATCTTTTCTCGTTAATTACCAGTGCTGAAGGAACGGAAGCCGCATATAAGGAATATCAGCTGGCATTGCGAAACTTTAATTATCAGTTAACCATTTTAAAAGAGGTGCTTGGGTTGAATACAGATATAAGTTCGTATACCGCTCGCCATACATGGGCTACAATGGCTTATTATTGCGAAGTACATCCAGGTGTTATTTCAGAGGCAATGGGACATTCGTCTATCACTGTGACAGAAACCTATCTGAAACCTTTCAAAAATAAGAAGATTGATGAAGCTAATGTAAAAGTGATTTCTTCACTGGGAAATCTATATAAAACAAGTAAGTTGCTGAATAATAGGTCTGTTACTTTGTAG
- the rsgA gene encoding ribosome small subunit-dependent GTPase A, with the protein MHGLVIKNTGSWYQVKTDDGQFVECKIKGNFRLKGIRSTNPVAVGDRVQIILNQEGTAFINEIEDRKNYIVRRSSNLSKQSHILAANLDQCMLVATVNYPETSTIFIDRFLASAEAYRVPVKLVFNKVDAYNEDELRYLDALINLYTHIGYPCFKVSAKNGDGVDEIKKALEGQITLFAGHSGVGKSTLINAILPGIETKTGEISSYHNKGMHTTTFSEMFPVDGNGYIIDTPGVKGFGTFDMEEEEIGHYFPEIFKISADCKYNNCTHRHEPGCAVRKAVEEHLISESRYTSYLNMLEDKEEGKYRAAY; encoded by the coding sequence GTGCACGGATTAGTAATCAAAAACACAGGTAGCTGGTATCAGGTAAAGACCGATGACGGACAATTTGTTGAATGTAAAATCAAAGGTAATTTCCGACTCAAAGGGATCCGTAGTACCAACCCGGTAGCGGTGGGCGATCGTGTTCAGATTATACTCAATCAGGAAGGCACGGCTTTTATCAACGAAATAGAAGATAGGAAGAACTACATCGTACGTCGTTCTTCCAATCTTTCCAAACAATCTCATATTCTTGCCGCTAATCTCGACCAATGTATGCTGGTGGCAACCGTCAACTATCCCGAAACTTCCACTATCTTCATCGACCGTTTTCTGGCATCGGCAGAAGCTTATCGGGTTCCCGTCAAACTGGTGTTCAACAAGGTGGATGCGTACAATGAGGACGAACTCCGCTATCTGGACGCACTTATCAATCTATATACACATATCGGATATCCCTGTTTCAAGGTTTCCGCAAAAAATGGTGACGGGGTAGACGAAATCAAAAAGGCTCTGGAAGGTCAGATTACTTTATTCGCCGGTCATTCGGGAGTAGGAAAATCTACGCTTATCAATGCCATACTGCCGGGCATAGAAACAAAAACCGGTGAAATTTCTTCTTATCATAATAAGGGAATGCATACCACTACTTTCTCTGAAATGTTTCCTGTAGACGGAAACGGATATATCATTGATACGCCGGGTGTCAAAGGCTTCGGTACATTTGATATGGAAGAGGAAGAAATCGGACATTATTTTCCCGAAATATTCAAGATTTCTGCTGACTGCAAATACAATAACTGCACTCATCGCCACGAACCGGGATGTGCTGTACGCAAGGCAGTAGAAGAACACCTGATAAGCGAATCACGCTACACCTCTTATCTGAATATGTTGGAAGATAAAGAGGAAGGCAAATACAGGGCTGCTTACTAA
- a CDS encoding DUF4369 domain-containing protein, with the protein MNKKILFYLLGIGLLGGACSGHQLKGYEIDGTVSLPEFEGKKVYMKDACTNLPVDSTQIINGKFVFADTAAIVSPVVKILSIPTRRPGFEYRLPVVLENGTIQAGISDIVCTKGTMLNERMQDFLMAVDEYSATCTGKNVEQIKTGFSDLLKKFIEINNDNAIGEYIRTAYRSSL; encoded by the coding sequence ATGAACAAAAAAATATTATTTTATCTCTTAGGTATAGGTTTGTTGGGAGGAGCCTGTTCCGGTCATCAATTGAAAGGGTATGAGATTGACGGTACAGTATCCCTGCCTGAATTTGAAGGTAAAAAGGTCTATATGAAAGATGCTTGTACCAATCTACCTGTAGATAGTACACAGATAATAAACGGAAAGTTTGTCTTTGCCGACACGGCAGCGATCGTTTCGCCGGTAGTGAAGATACTTTCCATTCCTACCCGTCGTCCGGGATTTGAATATCGCCTTCCTGTCGTTTTGGAAAACGGGACTATCCAAGCCGGTATTTCCGATATTGTCTGTACGAAAGGAACGATGCTTAATGAACGTATGCAAGATTTCCTGATGGCTGTTGATGAATATTCCGCAACCTGCACGGGTAAAAATGTAGAACAAATAAAAACCGGATTTTCGGATTTGCTGAAGAAATTTATAGAAATCAATAACGATAATGCGATAGGAGAATATATACGAACTGCCTACCGCTCATCGCTATAA
- a CDS encoding MmcQ/YjbR family DNA-binding protein — protein sequence MNVETVREYCLSKKGATESFPFDDVSLVIKVMNKMFALIDLEEANHIALKCDPEKAIELREHYSGIEGAYHFNKKYWNSVRFDSDVDDKFMKELIDHSYDEVIKKFTKKLRAEYDALP from the coding sequence ATGAACGTAGAAACTGTCAGAGAATATTGCTTGAGTAAGAAAGGTGCCACCGAATCTTTTCCTTTTGACGACGTATCACTAGTTATAAAGGTAATGAATAAAATGTTTGCTCTTATTGATTTGGAAGAAGCCAATCATATCGCATTGAAATGCGACCCGGAGAAAGCGATTGAACTGCGCGAACATTATTCCGGAATTGAAGGAGCTTACCATTTCAACAAGAAGTATTGGAATAGTGTCCGCTTTGACAGTGATGTAGATGACAAGTTCATGAAAGAACTTATAGACCATTCCTACGATGAAGTAATCAAGAAGTTTACTAAAAAGTTACGTGCAGAATATGATGCTCTCCCCTGA
- the frr gene encoding ribosome recycling factor: MVDVKTCLDNAQEKMDMAIMYLEEALAHIRAGKASTRLLDGIRVDSYGSMVPISNVAALTTPDARSITIKPWDKGMFRIIEKAIIDSDLGIMPENNGEVIRIGIPPLTEERRKQLAKQCKAEGETAKVSVRNARRDGIDMLKKAVKDGLAEDEQKNAEAKLQKIHDKYIKQIDDMLAEKDKEIMTV, translated from the coding sequence ATGGTAGACGTAAAGACTTGCCTTGACAATGCACAAGAAAAAATGGATATGGCCATCATGTATCTGGAAGAAGCACTGGCACATATCCGCGCCGGAAAAGCGAGTACCCGACTGTTGGACGGTATCCGTGTAGACTCTTACGGAAGCATGGTTCCTATCAGCAATGTAGCAGCCCTAACTACTCCCGATGCACGCAGCATCACCATCAAACCTTGGGACAAAGGTATGTTCCGTATCATCGAAAAAGCAATTATCGACTCCGATCTCGGCATTATGCCCGAAAACAACGGTGAAGTAATCCGTATCGGTATCCCTCCTCTGACGGAAGAACGCCGTAAACAACTGGCAAAACAGTGTAAAGCCGAAGGCGAAACAGCTAAAGTAAGTGTGCGCAACGCCCGCCGTGACGGTATCGATATGCTGAAGAAAGCCGTAAAAGATGGATTGGCAGAAGACGAGCAGAAGAATGCGGAAGCCAAACTGCAAAAAATCCATGATAAGTATATCAAACAGATAGATGATATGCTGGCTGAAAAGGACAAAGAAATAATGACTGTCTAA